A single window of Armatimonadota bacterium DNA harbors:
- a CDS encoding isoprenylcysteine carboxylmethyltransferase family protein — MTRAGPKRLRNAVGLGAAVLSITVLVVAATHSLVLLRRPLHEELLSISRGQWGLAAASAALFLAFLVLLPVRVQRNWRAHGLYAAFVVSLFAEMFGFPLTVYLLSSVLGWTLFEREFMTYMYRFGMPAGSAVTLVGVLLVVLGWWELHRNREGLVTTGIYRYLRHPQYLGLILVTGGWLVHWPTLPGLLMWPVLAWAYARQARREEAELARQSGAAYEAYAHRTPAWIPRRPPAGSGPS; from the coding sequence GTGACGCGCGCGGGACCCAAGCGCCTTCGGAACGCTGTCGGGCTCGGAGCCGCCGTCCTGAGCATCACCGTGCTGGTGGTGGCGGCTACCCACTCCCTGGTCCTTTTGCGCCGGCCCCTCCACGAGGAGCTGCTGTCCATCTCGCGGGGCCAGTGGGGGCTTGCGGCCGCCTCCGCCGCCCTGTTCCTGGCCTTCCTCGTCCTCCTCCCGGTCCGCGTGCAGCGGAACTGGCGCGCGCACGGCCTCTATGCAGCCTTCGTGGTCTCCCTGTTCGCGGAGATGTTCGGCTTTCCGCTGACCGTGTACCTGCTGTCCTCTGTCCTCGGGTGGACGCTCTTCGAACGCGAGTTCATGACGTACATGTACCGGTTCGGGATGCCCGCAGGCTCCGCGGTCACCCTCGTGGGCGTCCTCCTCGTGGTCCTCGGGTGGTGGGAACTGCACCGCAACCGTGAGGGGCTGGTGACCACGGGGATCTACCGGTACCTGCGCCACCCCCAGTACCTGGGTCTCATCCTGGTGACGGGCGGCTGGCTCGTGCACTGGCCCACCCTTCCGGGCCTCCTGATGTGGCCGGTCCTCGCCTGGGCCTACGCGCGCCAGGCGCGCCGGGAGGAGGCAGAACTCGCCCGGCAATCCGGGGCGGCGTACGAAGCCTACGCGCACCGGACGCCTGCTTGGATCCCGCGGCGGCCACCCGCCGGATCCGGCCCTTCGTAG
- a CDS encoding cupredoxin domain-containing protein codes for MRRGLFVAGGVVLLGVLTAAAAGAGTTRQVVEIQMKEFAFVPSTVTLRAGVPAEVRLVNRSVVEHEFMVYDLGHLHLTGMDPEKMHRELEARSYFRGLPVQVEGKAKMVERRGKDLAMVTLAPGERVTLRFTPRKRGTFEMGCHIPGHYEAGMKGSWVVR; via the coding sequence ATGAGGCGTGGACTGTTCGTGGCAGGTGGGGTGGTGCTGCTCGGTGTGCTGACGGCTGCCGCGGCGGGCGCGGGCACGACGCGGCAGGTCGTCGAGATCCAGATGAAGGAGTTCGCCTTCGTGCCCTCCACGGTGACCTTGAGGGCCGGCGTGCCCGCGGAGGTGCGGCTCGTGAACCGCAGTGTGGTGGAGCACGAGTTCATGGTGTACGACCTGGGGCACCTGCACCTGACGGGCATGGACCCGGAGAAGATGCACCGGGAACTGGAAGCCCGGTCGTACTTCCGCGGGCTGCCGGTCCAGGTGGAGGGCAAGGCCAAGATGGTGGAGCGCAGGGGCAAGGACCTGGCGATGGTTACCCTGGCTCCGGGCGAACGGGTGACCTTGCGGTTTACGCCCCGCAAGCGGGGAACCTTCGAGATGGGCTGCCACATCCCGGGCCACTACGAGGCGGGGATGAAGGGCAGCTGGGTGGTCCGGTAG
- a CDS encoding cupredoxin domain-containing protein: MMGWMVLFWILVILLALAVVSRLFPKAQDHTARRTLRERLVRGEITESEYREAMRALNASEKRSTGFAPVVVLLLLALVILLLVAGFGGMGMPGWMPGMPGMSGMPHMRGWTPPTSAPSVRPGARLVPVTLADFAFRPASIRVRAGEPVNLRLVNAGRVTHDLYVPALGFRVTVEPGEEVVAGLPALQPGTYEFYCSLPGHREAGMRGTLVVEP, translated from the coding sequence ATGATGGGGTGGATGGTCCTGTTCTGGATCCTCGTGATCCTCCTCGCCCTGGCCGTGGTGTCCCGCCTGTTCCCGAAGGCGCAAGACCACACGGCCCGGAGAACCTTGCGGGAGCGCCTCGTCCGCGGGGAGATCACGGAGTCGGAGTACCGGGAGGCCATGAGGGCTTTGAACGCCTCCGAGAAGCGCTCCACGGGGTTCGCGCCGGTGGTGGTCCTCCTGCTCCTGGCCCTGGTGATCCTCCTGCTCGTTGCGGGGTTTGGGGGGATGGGCATGCCGGGTTGGATGCCCGGAATGCCGGGAATGAGCGGAATGCCCCACATGAGGGGCTGGACGCCCCCCACAAGTGCTCCTTCGGTCCGGCCCGGAGCGCGGCTCGTCCCGGTGACCCTCGCGGACTTCGCCTTCCGTCCCGCCTCGATCCGGGTGAGGGCGGGAGAGCCGGTAAACCTCCGGCTGGTGAACGCGGGCCGTGTGACGCATGATCTGTACGTCCCGGCCCTCGGGTTCCGGGTGACGGTGGAGCCGGGAGAGGAAGTCGTGGCGGGACTTCCCGCCCTGCAGCCCGGGACGTACGAGTTCTACTGCAGCCTCCCGGGGCACCGGGAGGCCGGCATGCGGGGAACCCTCGTGGTGGAGCCGTAA
- a CDS encoding ATP-binding protein — protein MLRRLFPKLLLAFLVVILAGAVVAWGTAWGLAPAAFREHLATMADRLGHDEELVQELFAGFRRAVGTAVLVAVAASVFVAFTVAAFCARRIVGPVEAVRAAAERVAAGHYEERVPVISQDELGDLAEQFNRMAAALQRLEGLRRDLVADVAHELRTPLAGLAGYLEGMLDGVVEPSEEVLARMQREVRRLERLVEDLQEVSRVEAGQVTLHLRSTSLAEVLEGVLARLRPQFDDKGIELSVELPGDLPRVRADPDRVAQILTNLLGNALRYTPSGGRVMVRAWRTGGEVALAVSDTGIGIPPEHLPHVFDRFYRVDRSRSRRGGGTGIGLTIAKGLVELHGGQIWAESQGPGQGSTFTFTLPAAR, from the coding sequence ATGCTCAGGCGCCTGTTCCCGAAGCTCCTTCTGGCCTTTCTGGTGGTGATCCTGGCCGGGGCGGTGGTGGCCTGGGGGACCGCGTGGGGGCTCGCGCCGGCCGCCTTCCGAGAGCACCTGGCCACCATGGCGGATCGGCTCGGACACGACGAGGAGCTCGTGCAGGAACTGTTCGCGGGGTTCCGACGGGCGGTGGGCACTGCGGTGCTGGTGGCCGTGGCCGCTTCCGTGTTCGTGGCGTTCACGGTGGCCGCCTTCTGTGCGCGGCGGATCGTAGGCCCCGTGGAGGCGGTGCGGGCGGCGGCGGAGCGCGTGGCGGCAGGCCATTACGAGGAGCGCGTCCCCGTGATCTCTCAGGATGAGCTCGGGGACCTCGCAGAGCAGTTCAACCGCATGGCCGCGGCCCTCCAGCGGCTGGAGGGCCTGCGCCGGGACCTGGTGGCGGACGTGGCCCACGAGCTGCGCACACCGCTCGCGGGCCTAGCGGGGTACCTGGAGGGAATGCTGGACGGAGTGGTGGAGCCCTCCGAGGAGGTCCTGGCTCGCATGCAGCGGGAGGTCCGGCGGCTGGAGCGCCTGGTGGAGGACCTGCAGGAGGTGTCCCGGGTGGAGGCGGGGCAGGTGACGCTGCACCTGCGGTCGACATCCCTCGCGGAGGTGCTGGAGGGGGTGTTGGCCCGGCTGCGGCCGCAGTTCGACGACAAAGGGATCGAGCTCTCCGTGGAGCTTCCTGGGGACCTTCCGCGGGTCCGGGCGGACCCGGACCGCGTGGCCCAGATCCTCACCAACCTCCTCGGCAACGCCCTGCGGTACACGCCGAGCGGGGGAAGGGTAATGGTGCGGGCATGGCGGACGGGTGGGGAGGTGGCCTTGGCCGTGTCCGACACTGGGATCGGGATCCCTCCGGAGCACCTGCCGCACGTCTTCGACCGGTTCTACCGGGTGGATCGCTCGAGGTCCCGCCGCGGGGGCGGGACGGGGATCGGGCTCACCATTGCCAAAGGACTCGTGGAATTGCACGGAGGCCAGATCTGGGCGGAAAGCCAGGGCCCGGGCCAGGGGAGCACCTTCACCTTCACGCTTCCCGCGGCGAGGTAG
- a CDS encoding response regulator transcription factor — protein sequence MVRVLVVDDDETILDLLRSYLSREGFEVQVARDGEEALRIARASGPDVVVLDVLLPGLDGLEVLRRLRREAGPYVILLTAKTEEADRVVGLELGADDYVTKPFSPRELVARIRAVLRRGRARVEPSKAPLVFRRLRIDPVRREVYRGGEPVALTTLEFELLWTLASFPGRVWTREQLIERVWGHDYFGDERVVDVHIKELRRKLGDDPAHPAFVQTVRGVGYKFVDEPV from the coding sequence ATGGTCCGGGTCCTCGTGGTAGACGACGACGAGACCATCCTCGATCTCCTGCGTTCATACCTGAGCCGGGAGGGGTTTGAGGTCCAAGTGGCTCGGGATGGAGAGGAAGCACTCCGGATCGCCCGCGCCTCCGGCCCCGACGTCGTGGTGTTGGATGTGCTTCTCCCCGGCCTAGATGGGCTAGAGGTCCTGCGGAGGTTGCGAAGGGAGGCCGGTCCGTACGTGATCCTGCTCACCGCGAAGACGGAAGAAGCCGACCGCGTGGTGGGACTGGAGCTGGGGGCCGACGACTACGTCACCAAGCCCTTTAGCCCGCGGGAACTGGTGGCGCGGATCCGGGCGGTCCTCCGTCGGGGCCGGGCTCGGGTCGAGCCCTCGAAGGCTCCCCTCGTGTTCCGGCGGCTGCGCATCGACCCCGTCCGCCGGGAGGTCTACCGGGGCGGAGAGCCCGTAGCGCTCACGACCCTGGAGTTCGAGCTCTTGTGGACCCTGGCCTCTTTCCCCGGTCGGGTGTGGACCCGGGAGCAGCTCATCGAGCGGGTGTGGGGCCACGACTACTTCGGGGACGAACGGGTGGTGGACGTCCACATCAAGGAGCTGCGGCGGAAGCTCGGGGACGATCCCGCGCATCCAGCCTTCGTCCAGACCGTGCGGGGCGTGGGCTACAAGTTCGTGGACGAGCCCGTGTGA
- a CDS encoding SHOCT domain-containing protein has protein sequence MGWREALVVAVVVIGVLLLLPALWMGMGSWGWMMGPGMMGPGMMGRWGSWGWGNVVGLLVVLVLVAGIVLVVLGLTRRETQDTALQILRQRLAKGEITPEQYEELRKLLQ, from the coding sequence ATGGGCTGGCGAGAGGCGCTCGTGGTGGCCGTGGTGGTGATCGGAGTCCTGCTGCTCCTTCCGGCCCTCTGGATGGGCATGGGAAGCTGGGGATGGATGATGGGGCCTGGGATGATGGGGCCCGGGATGATGGGCCGGTGGGGCAGTTGGGGCTGGGGCAACGTGGTAGGCCTGTTGGTGGTGTTGGTCCTGGTGGCGGGAATCGTGCTGGTGGTGCTCGGACTGACCCGCCGGGAGACGCAGGATACCGCCCTGCAGATCCTGCGGCAGCGCCTGGCGAAGGGGGAGATCACCCCGGAGCAGTACGAGGAGCTGCGCAAGCTCCTCCAATAG
- a CDS encoding YHS domain-containing protein, with product MAERVKDPVCGMEVDPVRAAGKSEYQGQTYYFCSAHCKATFDREPEKYASKEG from the coding sequence ATGGCGGAGCGCGTGAAGGACCCGGTGTGCGGGATGGAGGTGGACCCCGTGCGGGCGGCGGGGAAATCCGAATACCAGGGCCAGACGTACTACTTCTGTTCCGCGCACTGCAAGGCCACGTTCGACCGGGAGCCGGAGAAGTACGCGAGCAAGGAGGGGTGA
- the ilvA gene encoding threonine ammonia-lyase, whose translation MRDADFHIRLEDIREAAAALRPHVHQTPLLRAGALGRLAGVELWLKAENLQRTGSFKVRGAFNRIRLLSVEERRRGVVAASAGNHAQGVALAARELGVRATVVMPEGAPLVKVESTRGYGAEVVLYGQDFEEAFAHARTLQEQHGAVLVHAFDDPAVIAGQGTVGLEIVDQLPEVEAVVVPVGGGGLAAGVAVAVKSLRPDVRVVGVQAAAAPAVWRAWHEGRVVEVPARRTLADGLAVRSTREGVLRLLRRWVDDMVTVEEDELAGAMVLLLERAKLVAEGAGAAAVAALVYGKTELRDVRTVAVVSGGNVDLNTLVRVVDRGLVKTGRLLRLRTRLVDRPGSLRRLLDVVAHQGANVVTVEHDRLAPEVPIGEAEVTLLVETRDAEHARVLLSAVEAAGFSVRGD comes from the coding sequence TTGCGGGACGCGGATTTCCACATCCGGTTGGAGGACATCCGAGAGGCCGCGGCCGCCCTACGGCCCCACGTGCACCAGACCCCGCTGTTGCGTGCGGGAGCCCTGGGCCGGCTGGCAGGGGTGGAGCTCTGGCTCAAGGCGGAGAACCTGCAGCGCACGGGCTCCTTCAAGGTGCGCGGCGCCTTTAACCGAATCCGGTTGCTGAGCGTGGAAGAACGGCGGCGCGGGGTCGTGGCCGCCTCCGCGGGGAACCACGCCCAGGGGGTGGCCCTGGCGGCACGGGAGCTGGGCGTGCGCGCCACGGTGGTGATGCCGGAAGGCGCGCCTCTCGTCAAGGTGGAGTCCACCCGGGGGTACGGCGCGGAGGTGGTGCTCTACGGCCAGGACTTCGAGGAGGCTTTCGCGCACGCCCGGACCTTGCAGGAGCAGCACGGCGCGGTGTTGGTACACGCCTTCGACGACCCCGCGGTGATCGCGGGCCAGGGGACCGTGGGCCTGGAGATCGTGGACCAGCTCCCGGAGGTGGAGGCGGTGGTGGTGCCGGTGGGGGGCGGAGGTCTCGCCGCGGGTGTCGCGGTGGCCGTGAAGTCCCTCAGGCCGGACGTGCGGGTCGTGGGCGTGCAGGCGGCGGCGGCTCCCGCGGTCTGGCGGGCGTGGCACGAGGGCCGGGTGGTGGAAGTCCCCGCCCGCCGCACCCTGGCGGACGGGCTGGCGGTGAGGTCGACGCGGGAAGGGGTCCTGCGGCTGCTGCGGCGGTGGGTGGACGACATGGTCACGGTGGAGGAGGACGAGCTCGCGGGGGCTATGGTGCTGTTGCTGGAACGGGCGAAGCTGGTGGCGGAGGGTGCCGGAGCGGCCGCGGTGGCGGCTCTGGTGTACGGAAAGACGGAGCTGCGGGACGTGCGCACCGTGGCCGTGGTGAGCGGGGGCAACGTGGACCTGAACACCCTCGTGCGCGTGGTGGATCGGGGACTCGTGAAGACCGGACGCCTGCTGCGGCTGCGCACGCGCCTGGTGGACCGACCCGGGAGCCTCCGTCGGTTGCTGGACGTGGTGGCCCATCAGGGCGCCAACGTGGTCACCGTGGAACATGACCGCCTCGCACCCGAGGTCCCCATCGGGGAAGCAGAGGTCACGCTGCTCGTGGAGACGCGCGACGCGGAGCACGCCCGGGTGCTCCTCTCTGCGGTAGAGGCTGCGGGGTTTTCGGTCCGCGGCGACTGA